A stretch of Oncorhynchus mykiss isolate Arlee chromosome 14, USDA_OmykA_1.1, whole genome shotgun sequence DNA encodes these proteins:
- the LOC110488880 gene encoding homeodomain-only protein translates to MASNGIESMQLGEDQIKILEENFNKVSKHPDESTLMLIAAESGLTEEETAKWFRLRNARWRQAEGLPAQLGSVKD, encoded by the exons ATGGCTTCAAATGGGATAGAAAGTATGCAGTTAGGGGAGGATCAGATCAAAATTCTGGAGGAGAATTTCAACAAAGTCAGCAAGCATCCGGATGAGTCGACACTCATGTTAATCGCAGCTGAAAGCGGACTAACCGAGGAAGAGACAGCG AAATGGTTCAGGCTACGCAATGCACGGTGGAGACAGGCGGAGGGCCTTCCAGCTCAACTGGGATCAGTGAAAGACTAA